In Anomaloglossus baeobatrachus isolate aAnoBae1 chromosome 3, aAnoBae1.hap1, whole genome shotgun sequence, one genomic interval encodes:
- the LOC142297409 gene encoding taste receptor type 2 member 40-like — translation MGLVLQYIFLSVLYIECIVGIIMNFFIVAVNFMRWKTMRSFHIGDKILSSLATSRFLFIFNVFVSYHPPLERFWANRNLQAMSTMAVVTAFLHSTNLWFATVLCVFYCVKITNYNWKFFIFLKDKMSTFFPRFLLVSLLISLSFSLPFGWCVFKPQIQNATNLTMENMTLSKVGVHENHHTMFLLFLAGSCPPFLIFLVANFLLLHSLWMHTRRMRNSGSSFRSPNLESHFSAVKKVVLDSRTEKMSVLLYNGTGVSMEDILFVRTQGPTCSMLTRDERASEGSSSVQFI, via the exons ATGGGACTTGTTCTCCAGTATATTTTTCTATCTGTCTTGTATATTGAGTGCATTGTGGGGATCATAATGAATTTTTTCATTGTAGCTGTAAATTTCATGAGATGGAAAACCATGAGATCTTTTCATATTGGTGATAAAATCTTGAGCTCTTTGGCCACTTCCAGATTCTTGTTCATCTTCAATGTCTTTGTGAGTTACCATCCTCCTCTAGAAAGGTTTTGGGCAAACAGAAACCTTCAGGCCATGTCTACAATGGCAGTAGTTACAGCGTTTCTTCATTCTACTAATCTCTGGTTTGCCACCGTCCTCTGTGTCTTCTACTGTGTGAAGATTACAAACTACAACTGGAAGTTCTTCATCTTTCTAAAGGACAAGATGTCCACCTTCTTCCCAAGATTCCTTCTGGTTTCACTACTGATTTCCCTATCTTTTAGTCTTCCTTTTGGCTGGTGCGTTTTTAAACCACAGATACAAAATGCAACAAACCTGACAATGGAAAATATGACTTTATCCAAAGTCGGCGTCCATGAAAATCATCATACCATGTTCCTGCTGTTCCTCGCAGGCTCCTGTCCACCATTCTTAATATTTTTGGTTGCCAATTTCCTGTTACTCCATTCTCTTTGGATGCACACCAGACGGATGAGGAACTCTGGCTCCAGTTTTCGAAGCCCAAACTTAGAGTCTCACTTTAGTGCCGTAAAGA AGGTGGTGCTAGACAGCAGGACTGAGAAAATGTCTGTATTGTTGTACAATGGAACAGGAGTCAGCATGGAGGATATTCTGTTTGTAAGAACTCAGGGGCCCACCTGCAGtatgttaactagagatgagcgagcctctgaaggctctagTTCGGTTCAGTTCAtctaa
- the LOC142297410 gene encoding taste receptor type 2 member 40-like, whose translation MDIMGLVLQYIFDSVLYIECIVGIIMNFFIVAANFMKWKTMRSLHIGDKILSSLATSRFLFLLNVFMNFVPPLDTFWANRNLQVMSAMSVVTTFLHSTNLWFATILCVFYCVKITNYNWNFLILLKNKMSTFFPRFLLVSLLISLFSSLPFGWCIFILQIQNLTNLAMENVTLPKVGVQENFHNMFLLFLTGSCPPFLIFLVADFLLLHSLWMHTRRMRNSTSSFRSPNLESHFSAVKSMSLFLVLHILYFICSSVYFMSEVYDSGAEFSIISAVISSPPSLHSLYIISSNTQLKKIFISIFHGLKCCRQELEL comes from the coding sequence ATGGATATAATGGGACTTGTTCTCCAGTATATTTTTGATTCTGTCTTGTATATTGAGTGCATTGTGGGGATCATAATGAATTTCTTCATTGTGGCTGCCAATTTCATGAAATGGAAAACCATGAGATCTCTTCATATTGGTGATAAAATCTTGAGCTCTTTGGCCACTTCCAGATTCTTGTTCCTCTTAAATGTCTTTATGAATTTTGTTCCTCCTCTAGACACATTTTGGGCAAACAGAAACCTTCAGGTCATGTCTGCAATGTCAGTAGTCACAACATTTCTTCATTCTACTAACCTATGGTTTGCCACCATCCTCTGTGTCTTCTACTGTGTGAAGATTACAAACTACAACTGGAATTTCTTAATTCTCCTAAAGAACAAGATGTCCACCTTCTTCCCAAGAttccttctggtttctctactgattTCCTTATTTTCCAGTCTTCCATTTGGCTGGTGCATTTTTATACTACAGATACAGAATCTAACAAACCTTGCAATGGAAAATGTGACTCTACCCAAAGTTGGTGTCCAAGAAAATTTTCATAACATGTTCTTGCTGTTCCTCACCGGCTCCTGTCCTCCATTTCTAATATTTCTGGTTGCAGATTTCCTGTTACTCCATTCTCTTTGGATGCACACCAGACGGATGAGGAACTCAACGTCCAGTTTTCGAAGCCCAAACTTAGAGTCTCACTTCAGTGCCGTAAAGAGTATGAGCCTCTTCTTGGTGTTACACATTTTATACTTTATTTGTTCCAGTGTGTATTTCATGAGTGAAGTGTACGATAGTGGAGCTGAATTTTCCATCATTTCAGCCGTGATATCCAGCCCTCCCTCCCTGCACTCTCTGTACATCATCTCAAGTAACACTCAACTAAAAAAGATATTTATATCAATATTTCACGGTCTTAAATGCTGTAGACAAGAATTGGAATTGTAA